The following coding sequences are from one Mycobacterium bourgelatii window:
- a CDS encoding type I polyketide synthase produces MTASINDEADLRHWLIDYLVTNIGCTPDEVDPSLSLADLGVSSRDAVVLSGELSELLGKPVSPIDFWEHPTINALAAYLTAPEPDPASEAAQKRPARNSLEEPIAVIGMGCRFPGGINSPDALWEFMCERRSSIGQVPAERWQPFEGGSPEEAAVLARTTRWGSFLSDIDAFDAEFFEISASEADKMDPQQRLLLEVAWEALEHAGIPPSSLRRSQTGVFAGSCLSEYGAIAATELSQVDSWSNTGGAMSIIANRLSYFLDLRGPSVAVDTACSSSLVAIHLACQSLRTQDSQLAIAAGVNLLLSPAVFRGFDQVGALSPTGACRAFDAAADGFVRGEGAGVVVLKRLTDAQRDGDRVLAVICGSAVNQDGRSNGLMAPNPAAQMAVLRAAYTNAGMQPNEVDYVEAHGTGTLLGDPIEARALGTVLGRGRPPEAPLLIGAVKTNLGHTEAAAGIAGFIKAVLAVQRGQIPPNQRFQSPNPHIPFNDLRLKVVDTQLDWPETGHPRRAGVSSFGFGGTNAHVVLEQGQEVLGATERDQEPGPPTALSTLVIAGKTSQRVAATAGVLADWMEGAGADVELADVAHTVNHHRSRQSLFGTVVARDRAQAVAGLRALAAGQHAPGVVGPRDGEPGPGTVFVYSGRGSQWPGMGRQLLADEPAFAAMVDELDPIFVAEAGFSLYDVLAGGKELVGIEQIQLGLIGMQLALTGLWRSYGVHPDLVIGHSMGEVAAAVVAGALTPAEGLRVTATRSRLMAPLSGQGGMALLELDAAATEALIADYPDVTLGIYNSPRQTVISGPTEQIDELIARVRTRDRFASRVNIEVAPHNPAMDALQPAMRSELADLAPCNPTIPIISTTYDDLDRTPSFDAEHWATNMRNPVHFQQAIARAGGGAETSHHTFIEISAHPLLTQAIIDTLHTAQHGTKYTSIGTLQRDTDDTITFHTNLNTVHTAHPPNTPHPPEPHPVIPTTPWQHTRHWLSTKRANSVAGSAPQRGTLLGQRTDVVSNPPSHLWQARLGPDARPYPGRHLFHGTEVVPASVVLHTMLCAAVELGFSGLSDVRFEQPVFLTQPRVVQVFADGQSVSLASSPATDTPPDSWTRHAVAQLAPASAATAVSTGSASANQNGHSEPIPDVADLLALRGVDGVAFEWSLASWRTTPGLTTLAATVALPDALPDGSVGPLLDAAILVGALADVSDTRLYVPESIAHVSVTDLKSVGAATRGSLTLQRNASDADGVIVDVTVAPRGEAPWASIRSLRYRALDLADTQPTQTSTDATKFVHTIDWQPRTDPAGAQVDPASVAVVESGFAPNEVSEARYVVYRAPAQADAPAEADVDYAVRVTAEITALVRALAQRDPQQPASLWILTRGVHESVSPDALRQSFLWGLAGVIAAEHPELWGGLVDLAADDEFDETLLGAPSKSILVVRDGEVLAPSLAPISGGPRRAPLHCRPDAAYLITGGLGALGVLMAGWLVDRGARRLVLTGRTPLPPRREWDLDTLDAGLRQKIDAIRGLELRGVTVEAVAVDIGNRDEVLSLLDRRDRDGAVPIRGVIHAAGVTDDQLVTNMTDDAVRRVLWPKIAGSQVLHEAFPPGSVDFFFLTASAAGIFGIPGQGSYAAANSYLDALARTRRQQGCHTLSLDWVAWQGLGFAADAQIVSEELQRMGSRAITPAEAFTAWEFADGYDVTQVVVVPVPTAADGSGGSDSYLLPARDWSGLSAAEVRNELEEGLRRIIAAELRIAESALDTDRPFAELGLNSLMAMAIRREAEQFVGIELSATMLFNHPTVAALASYLAKRVAPSADPEDDAMALLSSSAGSVLDSLFDRIESSSPEADRST; encoded by the coding sequence ATGACGGCCAGCATCAATGACGAAGCCGACCTTCGCCATTGGCTGATCGACTACTTGGTGACCAATATCGGCTGTACGCCGGATGAGGTAGACCCCAGCCTGTCACTGGCCGACCTCGGCGTCAGCTCCCGCGACGCGGTCGTGCTGTCCGGCGAGTTGTCCGAACTGCTGGGCAAACCCGTGTCGCCGATCGACTTCTGGGAACACCCCACGATCAACGCCCTGGCCGCCTACCTCACCGCGCCCGAACCGGATCCGGCATCCGAAGCCGCACAGAAACGTCCGGCACGCAACTCGCTCGAAGAGCCGATCGCCGTCATCGGGATGGGGTGCCGCTTCCCGGGCGGGATCAACAGCCCAGATGCGTTGTGGGAGTTCATGTGTGAACGCCGTTCCTCGATCGGGCAGGTGCCGGCCGAGCGCTGGCAGCCGTTCGAGGGCGGATCCCCGGAGGAAGCGGCGGTACTCGCTCGCACCACCCGGTGGGGCTCGTTCCTGTCCGACATCGACGCCTTCGACGCGGAATTCTTCGAGATCTCCGCCAGTGAAGCCGACAAGATGGACCCGCAGCAGCGCCTGCTGCTGGAAGTGGCTTGGGAAGCGTTGGAGCACGCGGGGATTCCGCCCAGCTCGCTGCGACGCTCACAGACCGGGGTCTTCGCCGGATCCTGCCTGAGCGAATACGGCGCGATCGCGGCCACCGAACTGTCGCAGGTCGACAGCTGGAGCAACACCGGTGGCGCGATGAGCATCATCGCCAACCGGCTGTCGTATTTCCTTGACCTGCGCGGCCCCTCGGTGGCGGTCGACACCGCGTGCTCGTCGTCGTTGGTGGCCATCCACCTGGCCTGCCAGAGCCTGCGGACCCAGGATTCCCAGCTGGCGATCGCCGCGGGTGTCAATCTTCTGTTGTCCCCGGCGGTTTTTCGTGGCTTCGACCAGGTCGGCGCGTTGTCCCCGACCGGCGCCTGCCGCGCGTTCGACGCGGCGGCCGACGGCTTTGTGCGCGGCGAGGGCGCCGGGGTGGTGGTGCTCAAGCGCCTGACCGATGCCCAGCGCGACGGCGATCGAGTGTTGGCGGTCATCTGCGGCTCGGCGGTGAACCAGGATGGGCGCTCCAACGGGCTGATGGCGCCGAACCCCGCGGCCCAAATGGCCGTGCTGCGTGCCGCCTACACCAACGCGGGGATGCAGCCCAACGAGGTCGACTACGTCGAAGCCCACGGCACCGGAACGCTTTTGGGCGACCCGATCGAAGCCCGGGCCCTCGGCACCGTACTGGGCCGGGGACGTCCGCCCGAGGCTCCCCTGCTCATCGGCGCCGTCAAGACCAACCTCGGCCACACCGAAGCGGCGGCCGGAATCGCGGGTTTCATCAAGGCGGTGCTGGCGGTGCAACGCGGCCAGATTCCGCCGAACCAACGCTTCCAGAGTCCCAATCCGCACATACCGTTCAATGACTTGCGACTGAAAGTTGTTGACACGCAGTTGGATTGGCCAGAGACCGGCCACCCCAGGCGGGCCGGTGTGTCGTCGTTCGGATTCGGCGGGACCAACGCCCACGTGGTGCTCGAACAGGGCCAGGAGGTACTCGGGGCAACCGAGCGGGACCAAGAGCCGGGTCCGCCGACCGCGCTGTCCACCCTCGTGATCGCCGGCAAGACATCGCAACGAGTGGCCGCGACGGCCGGGGTGCTGGCCGATTGGATGGAGGGCGCGGGCGCCGACGTGGAGCTTGCCGACGTCGCCCATACCGTCAACCACCACCGGTCCCGGCAATCATTGTTCGGCACCGTCGTGGCCCGAGACCGCGCGCAGGCAGTCGCCGGGCTACGGGCGCTGGCGGCCGGCCAACACGCGCCCGGCGTGGTGGGCCCGCGCGACGGCGAACCGGGTCCGGGCACGGTGTTCGTCTACTCCGGCCGCGGCTCGCAGTGGCCCGGCATGGGCCGTCAATTGCTCGCCGACGAGCCGGCTTTCGCCGCTATGGTCGATGAGCTGGATCCGATCTTCGTCGCCGAGGCCGGCTTCTCGCTCTACGACGTGCTGGCCGGCGGCAAGGAGCTGGTCGGCATCGAGCAGATCCAACTCGGCCTGATCGGCATGCAACTCGCGCTGACCGGGTTGTGGCGCTCCTACGGGGTCCACCCCGATCTGGTCATCGGGCACTCGATGGGCGAGGTGGCTGCCGCCGTAGTGGCCGGCGCATTGACCCCGGCGGAGGGGTTGCGGGTAACCGCGACCAGGTCCCGGCTGATGGCGCCGTTGTCCGGCCAGGGCGGCATGGCCCTACTCGAGCTCGACGCGGCAGCCACCGAGGCGCTGATCGCCGACTATCCCGACGTGACGCTCGGGATCTACAACTCACCTCGGCAGACCGTGATTTCCGGGCCCACCGAGCAGATCGACGAGTTGATCGCCCGGGTCCGCACCCGGGACCGCTTCGCCAGCCGCGTCAATATCGAAGTGGCACCGCACAATCCGGCCATGGATGCGCTGCAGCCGGCGATGCGTTCCGAACTCGCGGATCTGGCGCCGTGCAACCCGACGATTCCGATCATCTCCACCACGTATGACGACCTCGACCGCACCCCGAGCTTCGACGCCGAGCACTGGGCCACCAACATGCGCAACCCGGTCCATTTCCAGCAGGCGATCGCCCGGGCCGGCGGCGGGGCCGAAACCTCTCACCACACCTTCATCGAGATCAGCGCCCACCCGCTGCTGACCCAGGCCATCATCGACACGCTGCACACCGCCCAGCACGGGACGAAGTACACGAGCATCGGGACGCTGCAACGCGATACCGACGACACCATCACCTTCCACACCAACCTCAACACCGTTCACACCGCGCATCCGCCCAACACCCCTCATCCCCCCGAACCCCATCCCGTCATCCCCACCACTCCCTGGCAGCACACCCGCCACTGGCTCAGCACCAAGCGTGCGAACAGCGTCGCTGGATCGGCACCGCAGCGGGGAACACTGCTGGGCCAGCGCACCGACGTGGTGTCGAACCCGCCCTCTCACCTATGGCAAGCGCGGCTGGGACCAGACGCCAGGCCATACCCCGGCCGGCATCTGTTCCATGGCACCGAGGTGGTCCCGGCATCCGTCGTGCTGCACACAATGCTTTGTGCTGCAGTGGAATTGGGCTTCTCGGGGCTTTCCGATGTCCGGTTCGAGCAACCCGTTTTCCTCACCCAACCGCGGGTGGTGCAAGTCTTCGCCGACGGACAGTCGGTCAGCCTGGCCTCGAGTCCGGCCACCGACACGCCGCCGGACTCGTGGACGCGACACGCTGTCGCGCAGCTTGCGCCGGCTTCGGCCGCGACCGCCGTCTCGACCGGCTCCGCCAGCGCAAACCAGAACGGTCACAGCGAACCGATCCCCGACGTGGCCGACCTGCTCGCCCTGCGCGGCGTCGACGGCGTGGCCTTCGAATGGTCGCTGGCTTCGTGGAGAACTACACCGGGCCTCACCACCCTGGCGGCCACGGTCGCGCTTCCCGATGCACTGCCCGACGGATCGGTCGGGCCACTGCTCGACGCCGCCATCCTCGTCGGCGCTCTCGCTGACGTCAGTGATACGCGCTTGTACGTGCCGGAAAGCATCGCGCACGTGTCCGTGACCGACCTGAAGAGCGTCGGAGCGGCAACGCGAGGCTCGCTGACGCTGCAGCGCAACGCTTCCGACGCCGACGGCGTGATCGTCGACGTCACCGTCGCGCCTCGCGGCGAAGCACCGTGGGCGTCGATTCGGTCCCTGCGCTATCGGGCGTTGGACTTGGCTGACACCCAGCCGACCCAAACGTCAACCGATGCAACGAAGTTCGTACACACCATCGATTGGCAACCCCGGACAGATCCAGCCGGCGCGCAGGTCGATCCGGCGTCTGTTGCCGTGGTCGAGTCGGGCTTCGCACCGAACGAGGTGTCCGAGGCGCGCTATGTCGTGTACCGGGCGCCTGCACAGGCCGATGCACCAGCCGAGGCGGATGTCGACTACGCGGTCCGAGTCACCGCCGAAATCACCGCCCTGGTACGCGCGTTGGCGCAACGGGATCCGCAGCAACCAGCGTCACTGTGGATTCTCACGCGCGGGGTCCACGAGTCGGTGTCCCCCGACGCGCTGCGGCAGAGCTTCTTGTGGGGACTGGCCGGTGTCATCGCCGCCGAGCACCCCGAATTGTGGGGCGGCTTGGTCGATCTCGCGGCCGACGACGAATTCGACGAGACTCTGCTCGGCGCACCCAGCAAGTCGATCCTGGTGGTGCGCGACGGGGAAGTCCTCGCCCCCTCGTTGGCGCCGATCAGCGGCGGGCCGCGGCGAGCACCGCTGCACTGCAGGCCCGACGCGGCCTATCTGATCACCGGCGGCCTGGGTGCCCTCGGTGTGTTGATGGCGGGTTGGCTGGTCGATCGCGGCGCTCGTCGTCTGGTGTTGACCGGCCGCACGCCCCTGCCACCGCGGCGGGAGTGGGATCTCGACACCCTCGACGCCGGGCTGCGCCAGAAGATCGACGCGATCCGCGGCCTGGAGCTGCGCGGTGTGACGGTCGAAGCCGTCGCCGTCGACATCGGGAACCGCGACGAAGTGCTGTCCTTGCTGGACCGGCGTGACCGCGACGGGGCCGTACCCATCCGGGGTGTCATCCACGCGGCCGGCGTCACCGACGATCAACTCGTGACGAACATGACCGACGACGCGGTGCGGCGGGTCCTGTGGCCCAAGATCGCCGGCAGCCAGGTGCTGCACGAGGCGTTCCCGCCGGGCAGTGTCGACTTCTTCTTCCTGACCGCCTCCGCGGCAGGCATTTTCGGCATCCCGGGACAGGGTTCCTATGCCGCGGCGAATTCTTACCTGGACGCCCTGGCGCGGACCCGCCGGCAACAGGGTTGCCACACCCTGAGCCTGGACTGGGTGGCATGGCAGGGCCTCGGGTTCGCTGCCGACGCCCAGATCGTCAGCGAAGAGCTGCAGCGCATGGGTTCGCGAGCCATCACGCCCGCCGAGGCGTTCACCGCGTGGGAATTCGCCGACGGCTACGACGTCACGCAAGTGGTCGTCGTGCCCGTGCCGACTGCAGCCGACGGGTCCGGCGGCTCGGACAGCTACCTGCTGCCGGCACGCGACTGGTCCGGTCTGTCGGCGGCCGAAGTGCGTAACGAGCTCGAAGAGGGACTGCGGCGGATCATCGCGGCCGAATTGCGTATTGCCGAATCCGCGTTGGACACCGACCGGCCGTTTGCCGAGCTCGGTCTCAATTCCTTGATGGCGATGGCGATTCGACGCGAGGCCGAGCAGTTCGTCGGCATCGAGTTGTCCGCGACGATGTTGTTCAACCACCCGACGGTGGCGGCCCTGGCCAGCTACCTGGCCAAACGTGTTGCGCCGTCCGCCGATCCGGAAGACGACGCGATGGCTCTGCTCTCCTCGTCGGCGGGCAGCGTGCTGGACAGCCTCTTTGACCGCATCGAATCGAGTTCCCCCGAGGCCGACAGGTCTACGTAA
- the fadD26 gene encoding long-chain-fatty-acid--AMP ligase FAAL26/FadD26, which produces MPVTDSSIPALLKRRAEQQADTTAFTFLDYGIDPKGFAENLTWAQVYSRACIIAEELKLCGVPGDRVAILAPQGLEYIISFLGALQAGFIAVPLSTPQYGIHDDRVSAVLRDSTPVAILTTSSVVGDVTKYACAQNGQPAPIVIEVDLLDLDAPPQSAELPKLSSGAAYLQYTSGSTRTPAGVIVSHKNVLANVTQSLYGYFGDLSKIPDGSVVSWLPLFHDMGLILGICAPMVAGRRAVLLSPMSFLRRPACWMQLLATTGSSFSAAPNFAFELAVRRTSDEDMEGLDLGDVVGIVSGSERIHAATVRRFTERFAKFNLNPTVVRPSYGLAEATLYVAAPEPGTPPRTVRFDYEHLAAGQARPCTEGTLGTELITYGSPDPSAVRIVDPETMVENPPGTVGEIWVHGDHVAMGYWRKPEQTARVFNAKLVNRVPGTPEGPWLRTGDLGVMSNGELFIMGRIKDLLIVDGRNHYPDDIEATIQEITGGRVAAIAVPDDITEQLVAIIELKRRGASAEEAAHTLRTVKREVTHAISKSHSLRVADLVLVAPGSIPITTSGKIRRSACVERYRSDGFKRLDVSV; this is translated from the coding sequence ATGCCGGTGACCGACTCATCCATTCCCGCTTTGCTGAAGCGGCGGGCTGAGCAGCAGGCCGACACCACCGCATTCACCTTCCTCGATTACGGCATCGACCCTAAGGGCTTTGCTGAGAACCTGACCTGGGCGCAGGTCTACAGCCGCGCGTGCATCATCGCCGAAGAGCTCAAACTCTGCGGTGTGCCTGGCGACCGAGTGGCGATTCTGGCGCCGCAGGGCCTAGAATACATCATTTCATTTCTCGGCGCGCTACAAGCCGGATTCATCGCCGTTCCGCTCTCCACTCCGCAATACGGGATTCACGACGATCGCGTTTCGGCGGTGCTGCGCGATTCCACACCGGTTGCCATTCTCACGACGTCTTCCGTAGTCGGCGACGTGACTAAATACGCCTGCGCGCAGAATGGGCAGCCGGCCCCGATTGTCATTGAAGTCGATCTGCTCGACTTGGACGCCCCACCTCAGTCGGCGGAGTTGCCGAAACTGTCCTCCGGGGCGGCTTATCTGCAGTACACGTCGGGTTCGACGCGTACGCCAGCCGGTGTGATTGTGTCGCACAAGAACGTTCTCGCCAATGTGACGCAGAGCCTGTACGGGTACTTTGGCGACCTGTCAAAGATTCCGGACGGCTCCGTGGTGTCGTGGCTGCCGCTCTTCCACGACATGGGCCTGATTCTCGGCATCTGCGCCCCGATGGTGGCCGGCCGACGCGCGGTGTTGCTGAGTCCGATGTCGTTCCTGCGCCGTCCGGCGTGCTGGATGCAACTGCTCGCCACGACCGGATCGTCCTTCTCCGCAGCACCGAATTTCGCCTTCGAATTGGCCGTGCGCCGGACCTCCGACGAGGACATGGAGGGACTCGACCTCGGCGACGTGGTCGGCATCGTCAGCGGCAGCGAGCGGATTCATGCCGCGACGGTGCGGCGTTTCACGGAGCGATTCGCCAAGTTCAACCTCAACCCGACGGTGGTACGTCCTTCTTACGGTCTGGCCGAAGCCACCCTCTACGTCGCGGCGCCCGAGCCAGGCACTCCGCCCCGGACGGTCCGTTTCGACTACGAGCACCTCGCGGCCGGTCAGGCCAGGCCGTGCACGGAAGGCACCCTCGGTACCGAGCTGATCACCTACGGCTCGCCCGACCCGTCGGCGGTGCGCATCGTCGACCCGGAGACCATGGTGGAGAACCCGCCCGGAACCGTCGGTGAGATATGGGTGCACGGCGACCATGTGGCCATGGGTTACTGGCGCAAGCCCGAGCAGACCGCACGTGTCTTCAACGCCAAGCTGGTCAATCGCGTGCCGGGAACTCCCGAGGGCCCGTGGCTGCGGACCGGGGACCTCGGCGTCATGTCCAACGGTGAGCTGTTCATCATGGGCCGCATCAAGGACCTGCTCATCGTGGACGGCCGCAACCACTACCCCGACGACATCGAGGCCACGATCCAGGAGATCACCGGCGGACGGGTGGCCGCTATTGCAGTGCCCGACGACATCACCGAGCAACTGGTGGCCATCATCGAACTGAAACGGCGCGGCGCTTCGGCCGAAGAGGCCGCGCACACTCTGCGCACGGTGAAGCGGGAAGTCACGCACGCGATTTCGAAGTCACACAGTCTGCGGGTCGCCGACCTGGTACTGGTGGCCCCCGGCTCCATCCCGATCACCACGAGCGGCAAGATCCGGCGTTCAGCCTGCGTCGAGCGTTATCGAAGCGATGGGTTCAAACGCCTGGACGTGAGCGTATGA
- the sepIVA gene encoding cell division protein SepIVA has product MYRVFEALDELSAIVEEARGVPMTAGCVVPRGDVLELIDDIKDAIPGELDDAQDVLDARDTMLHDAKTHADSMVSSATTEADSILNHARAEADRLLSDAKAQADRMVGEARQHSERMVAEAREEAHRLAASAKREYEASVSRAQSECDRLIENGNISYEKAVQEGIKEQQRLVSQNEVVQAANAEATRLIDTAHAEADRLRGECDIYVDNKLAEFEEFLNGTLRSVGRGRHQLRTAAGTHDYVTR; this is encoded by the coding sequence GTGTACCGAGTCTTTGAAGCGCTGGACGAGCTGAGTGCGATCGTCGAAGAAGCCCGCGGCGTGCCCATGACGGCGGGCTGTGTGGTGCCCCGCGGCGACGTGCTGGAGTTGATCGACGACATCAAAGACGCGATCCCGGGCGAGCTCGATGACGCCCAGGACGTGCTTGACGCCCGCGACACGATGCTGCACGACGCCAAGACCCACGCCGACTCGATGGTGTCGTCGGCGACGACCGAGGCGGATTCGATCCTCAATCACGCCCGCGCGGAGGCCGACCGGCTGCTTTCGGACGCGAAGGCTCAGGCGGACCGCATGGTCGGTGAGGCGCGTCAGCACAGCGAGCGCATGGTCGCCGAGGCCCGCGAGGAGGCGCATCGCCTCGCCGCCTCGGCCAAGCGGGAGTACGAGGCCAGTGTCAGCAGGGCGCAGTCCGAATGCGACCGGCTGATCGAGAACGGCAACATCTCCTACGAGAAGGCAGTGCAAGAGGGCATCAAGGAGCAGCAGCGCCTGGTGTCGCAAAACGAGGTGGTGCAGGCGGCCAACGCGGAGGCCACGCGGCTTATCGACACCGCTCACGCCGAGGCAGACCGGCTTCGCGGCGAGTGCGACATCTACGTCGACAACAAGCTCGCCGAGTTCGAAGAGTTCCTCAACGGCACGCTTCGTTCCGTCGGCCGCGGCCGCCACCAGCTGCGCACCGCCGCCGGCACCCACGACTACGTGACGCGATAG
- a CDS encoding YceD family protein, with product MARHHSQTTHRHPTGQLAIDVARLGRRPGAMFTVQDTVDSPARIGVALIAIQRGAPLERDLRVESVSEGVLVTGTVAAPTSGECSRCLNPIEGHVQVTLTELFAYPDSLTERTTEDDEVGHVVDQTVDLEQPIIDAVGLELPFSPVCRPDCQGLCPQCGIVLDAEPGHQHDQIDPRWAKLAQMLEPESPERGGR from the coding sequence ATGGCGAGGCATCACAGCCAGACAACACATCGACACCCAACCGGGCAGTTGGCGATCGACGTCGCACGGTTGGGGCGACGCCCAGGAGCCATGTTCACGGTGCAGGACACCGTAGACAGCCCGGCACGCATCGGCGTGGCACTGATCGCGATCCAACGGGGTGCCCCGCTCGAGCGTGACCTGCGGGTGGAGTCGGTCTCCGAAGGCGTCTTGGTGACCGGGACGGTCGCTGCGCCCACCTCCGGTGAGTGCAGCCGCTGCCTGAATCCCATCGAGGGGCACGTGCAGGTCACGTTGACCGAGCTGTTCGCCTACCCGGACAGTTTGACCGAGCGGACCACCGAAGACGACGAGGTCGGGCACGTCGTCGACCAGACCGTCGACCTCGAACAACCCATCATCGACGCCGTCGGCCTCGAACTTCCTTTCTCGCCGGTGTGCCGTCCCGATTGCCAGGGACTGTGTCCGCAGTGCGGCATCGTCCTCGACGCCGAACCCGGCCACCAGCATGACCAGATCGACCCGCGGTGGGCCAAGCTGGCGCAAATGCTCGAACCCGAGAGCCCGGAGCGGGGTGGCCGGTGA
- the rnc gene encoding ribonuclease III, translating to MTRPRQSLLDALGVDLPDDLLSLALTHRSYAYENGGLPTNERLEFLGDAVLGLTITDALYHRHPDRSEGDLAKLRASIVNTQALADVARHLSDGGLGAHMLLGRGESNTGGADKSSILADGMESLLGAIYLQHGIDVAREVILRLFGPLLDTAPTLGAGLDWKTSLQELTAARGMGSPTYVVTSTGPDHDKEFTAVVVVMDNEYGSGMGRSKKEAEQKAASAAYKALEALETLDVLDSAG from the coding sequence GTGACCCGACCACGCCAGTCCCTGCTGGATGCCCTCGGTGTCGATCTGCCCGATGACCTGCTCTCGCTGGCGTTGACGCACCGCAGCTACGCCTACGAGAACGGCGGGTTGCCCACCAACGAGCGGTTGGAGTTTCTCGGCGACGCCGTGCTGGGTTTGACGATCACAGACGCGCTCTATCACCGCCATCCCGACCGCAGCGAGGGTGACTTGGCCAAACTGCGGGCCAGCATCGTCAACACCCAGGCGTTGGCCGACGTCGCGCGACACCTCTCCGATGGGGGCCTCGGCGCGCACATGCTGCTGGGGCGCGGCGAGTCCAACACCGGCGGCGCGGACAAGTCCAGCATCCTGGCGGACGGGATGGAATCGCTGCTCGGGGCCATCTACCTGCAACACGGCATCGACGTCGCCCGCGAGGTCATCCTGCGGCTGTTCGGGCCGTTGCTGGACACCGCGCCCACGCTCGGCGCGGGGCTGGACTGGAAGACCAGCCTGCAGGAGCTGACGGCAGCGCGGGGCATGGGTTCCCCGACCTATGTGGTCACCTCGACCGGGCCGGACCACGACAAGGAATTCACCGCGGTCGTCGTCGTCATGGACAACGAATACGGCTCGGGAATGGGCCGCTCCAAGAAGGAAGCGGAACAGAAGGCCGCGTCGGCGGCGTACAAGGCGCTGGAAGCGCTGGAAACCCTGGACGTGCTGGACAGCGCGGGTTAA
- the mutM gene encoding DNA-formamidopyrimidine glycosylase, with protein sequence MPELPEVEVVRRGLQAHVVGKTITAVRVHHPRAVRRHEAGPADLTARLLDARITGTDRRGKYLWLTLDTGEDGHPADDPDTALVVHLGMSGQMLLGVVPRADHVRISALLDDGTVLSFADQRTFGGWLLADLVTVDGSVVPEPVAHLARDPLDPRFDADAVVNVLKRKHSEIKRQLLDQQVVSGIGNIYADEALWRAKVNGARVAATLTRRQLSTVLDAATEVMREALAQGGTSFDSLYVNVNGESGYFDRSLDAYGREGENCRRCGAVMRREKFMNRSSFYCPKCQPRPRPRR encoded by the coding sequence ATGCCCGAACTGCCCGAAGTCGAGGTAGTGCGGCGCGGCTTACAAGCTCATGTGGTGGGCAAGACGATCACCGCGGTGCGAGTGCACCACCCACGCGCGGTTCGTCGCCACGAGGCGGGTCCCGCCGATCTGACGGCGCGACTGCTGGATGCCCGGATCACCGGCACGGATCGCCGCGGCAAGTACCTGTGGTTGACGTTGGACACCGGTGAGGACGGACATCCGGCCGACGACCCGGACACCGCACTCGTCGTACATCTGGGCATGAGCGGGCAGATGTTGCTCGGGGTGGTGCCGCGCGCCGACCACGTGCGGATCTCGGCCCTCCTCGACGACGGGACGGTGCTGAGCTTCGCCGACCAACGGACCTTCGGGGGATGGCTGCTGGCCGATCTGGTGACGGTTGACGGCAGCGTGGTGCCCGAACCCGTCGCCCACCTCGCGCGTGATCCGCTGGACCCGCGGTTCGACGCCGATGCGGTGGTAAACGTGTTGAAGCGCAAGCACTCTGAGATCAAGCGCCAACTTCTCGACCAGCAGGTGGTATCGGGAATCGGCAACATCTACGCCGACGAAGCGCTGTGGCGCGCGAAGGTGAACGGCGCGCGGGTTGCGGCCACACTCACCAGACGGCAACTGAGCACCGTGCTCGATGCGGCCACCGAGGTGATGCGCGAGGCGCTGGCCCAAGGCGGGACCTCGTTCGATTCTTTGTATGTCAATGTCAACGGCGAATCGGGCTACTTCGACCGGTCGCTGGACGCCTACGGTCGCGAGGGCGAGAACTGCCGTCGTTGCGGTGCGGTGATGCGTCGGGAGAAGTTCATGAACCGCTCGTCGTTCTACTGTCCCAAGTGCCAGCCGAGGCCGCGCCCGCGGCGTTGA
- a CDS encoding OsmC family protein — protein sequence MTELWVERTGTRRYTGHSSRGAQVLVGSEDVEGVFTPGELLKIALAACSGMASDQPLARRLGDDYRAVVKVSGAADRDQEIYPLLQETLEIDLSGLSDDEKARVVTVAARAIDLVCTVGRTLKSGTKVTFEVADVATA from the coding sequence ATGACGGAACTGTGGGTCGAACGCACCGGCACCCGCCGCTACACCGGACACAGCTCGCGGGGCGCGCAAGTGCTCGTGGGCTCTGAGGACGTCGAGGGCGTGTTCACCCCCGGAGAACTGCTCAAGATCGCGCTCGCGGCCTGTAGCGGAATGGCCAGCGACCAGCCGTTGGCCCGCCGGCTCGGCGACGACTACCGGGCCGTCGTCAAAGTCTCCGGTGCCGCCGACCGAGATCAAGAGATCTATCCGCTCCTGCAAGAGACCCTTGAGATCGACCTGTCCGGCTTGTCCGACGACGAGAAGGCGCGGGTGGTCACGGTGGCCGCGCGGGCCATCGACCTGGTGTGCACCGTTGGAAGAACGCTCAAGTCCGGTACCAAGGTCACGTTCGAGGTCGCGGATGTCGCAACAGCCTGA
- a CDS encoding acylphosphatase produces MSQQPEPQVRLTAWVHGHVQGVGFRWWTRCRALELGMTGYAANRDDGRVLVVAHGSREAGEKLLQLLEGGGTPGRVDKVVADWSEPTEQFTGFVER; encoded by the coding sequence ATGTCGCAACAGCCTGAACCGCAGGTGCGGCTGACCGCCTGGGTGCACGGTCATGTCCAGGGAGTGGGTTTCCGCTGGTGGACGCGCTGCCGGGCACTGGAGCTCGGTATGACGGGATATGCCGCCAACCGAGACGACGGCCGCGTGCTCGTGGTTGCTCACGGATCGCGCGAGGCAGGCGAGAAGCTCCTCCAGTTGCTGGAGGGCGGTGGGACGCCGGGCCGGGTGGACAAGGTGGTTGCCGACTGGTCGGAGCCGACTGAGCAGTTCACCGGATTCGTCGAGCGGTGA